A window of Fluoribacter dumoffii NY 23 contains these coding sequences:
- a CDS encoding threonine ammonia-lyase, with protein MAEEFKIPNLNEIREARKLLGDKILLTPVWEWKGQEKDVLFGKNTQLFLKLETLQYGGCFKLRGALLNMMALKDSELKNGVTAISAGNHAIAVASAAKQLGIHAKVVIPKTANKFRVQRCQAYGAEIIYCDTINEGFNLVQEIAKQESRAFIHPFEGYHTALGTATLGLEFAEQTKGLDAVVIAIGGGGLCAGVSNAFSQAQPSCTIYGVEPEGADTMNRSFMANKPMAINKIQTIADSLGAPKAEPYSFHLCKLNVDKLVTVSDQELITAMKLIAEELKMMVEPACAAGIAACLGPLKNELHGKRIGIIFCGSNMDISTFCGHCNE; from the coding sequence ATGGCTGAAGAATTCAAAATTCCAAATCTAAATGAAATTCGGGAAGCCAGAAAGCTTCTTGGTGATAAAATTTTGTTAACTCCAGTGTGGGAATGGAAGGGGCAGGAAAAAGATGTTCTTTTTGGGAAAAATACGCAATTATTTCTCAAGCTTGAAACTCTCCAATATGGTGGTTGTTTTAAACTTCGCGGTGCCTTATTAAATATGATGGCTCTAAAGGATAGTGAATTAAAAAACGGAGTTACTGCTATAAGTGCTGGTAATCATGCAATTGCAGTAGCGTCCGCTGCAAAACAATTAGGTATTCATGCGAAAGTTGTTATTCCAAAAACAGCTAACAAATTTCGAGTTCAACGGTGTCAAGCTTATGGGGCCGAAATAATCTATTGTGACACCATTAACGAAGGTTTTAATTTAGTCCAAGAAATTGCAAAGCAGGAATCTCGAGCTTTTATTCATCCTTTTGAGGGGTACCATACGGCATTGGGAACTGCCACATTGGGTTTGGAATTTGCGGAACAAACTAAAGGATTAGATGCTGTAGTTATCGCTATAGGAGGAGGCGGCTTATGTGCAGGCGTTTCAAATGCATTCAGTCAAGCACAACCCTCGTGCACTATCTATGGAGTTGAGCCAGAAGGCGCAGACACAATGAATCGCAGTTTCATGGCCAATAAGCCCATGGCCATTAATAAAATTCAAACCATCGCAGATAGCCTGGGTGCACCTAAAGCCGAACCTTATAGTTTCCATTTATGTAAACTGAATGTCGATAAATTAGTAACTGTCAGTGATCAGGAACTTATTACTGCAATGAAATTAATTGCAGAAGAACTTAAAATGATGGTTGAGCCTGCTTGTGCAGCAGGCATTGCTGCATGTCTTGGTCCTCTAAAAAATGAGCTTCATGGAAAAAGGATCGGGATCATTTTTTGTGGGAGTAATATGGATATCAGTACCTTTTGCGGTCATTGTAATGAGTAA